One Candidatus Eremiobacterota bacterium genomic window carries:
- a CDS encoding cytochrome c — protein sequence MMKRTLIVLACTAALSASAIAAGSTAPPKGKATISLPGDAGMAFKPGPGVGAVQANCLTCHSSAYVSTQPVLTKAQWNAEVVKMKNVYGAPIADDQIPAIVDYLTTNYGKP from the coding sequence ATGATGAAGCGCACGCTGATCGTGTTGGCTTGCACCGCGGCGCTGAGCGCGAGCGCGATCGCCGCGGGCTCGACCGCGCCGCCGAAGGGGAAGGCGACGATTTCGCTCCCCGGCGATGCGGGGATGGCGTTCAAGCCGGGGCCCGGCGTTGGCGCCGTGCAGGCGAACTGCTTGACGTGTCATTCGTCGGCCTACGTCTCGACGCAGCCGGTCCTCACCAAGGCGCAGTGGAACGCCGAGGTCGTCAAGATGAAAAACGTTTACGGCGCGCCGATCGCCGACGATCAAATCCCGGCGATCGTCGACTACCTCACGACGAACTACGGCAAGCCGTAG